A region from the Etheostoma spectabile isolate EspeVRDwgs_2016 chromosome 9, UIUC_Espe_1.0, whole genome shotgun sequence genome encodes:
- the polr2h gene encoding DNA-directed RNA polymerases I, II, and III subunit RPABC3, with translation MAGILFEDIFDVKDIDPDGKKFDRVSRLHCESESFKMDLILDVNIQIYPVDLGDKFRLVIASTLYEDGTPDDGEYNPQDDRPSRADQFDYVMYGKVYKIEGDETSTEAATRLSAYVSYGGLLMRLQGDANNLHGFEVDSRVYLLMKKLAF, from the exons ATGGCTGGAATTTTGTTTGAGGACATCTTTGATGTAAAGGACATTGATCCCGATGGCAAGAAGTTTGACAGAG TATCTCGTCTACATTGTGAAAGTGAATCTTTTAAGATGGACCTCATCTTGGATGTGAACATTCAGATCTATCCTGTTGATCTTG GGGACAAGTTCAGATTGGTTATTGCTAGCACGTTATATGAAGATGGAACGCCAGATGACGGAGAGTACAATCCTCAGGATGACCGGCCATCTAG GGCGGACCAGTTTGATTATGTGATGTATGGGAAGGTTTACAAGATTGAGGGCGATGAGACTTCAACAGAAGCAGCCACACGCCT CTCTGCCTACGTGTCTTACGGTGGACTTCTCATGAGGCTACAGGGAGACGCCAACAACCTTCACGGCTTTGAGGTGGACTCCAGGGTCTACCTCCTCATGAAGAAACTGGCCTTCTAA
- the mfsd8l1 gene encoding major facilitator superfamily domain-containing protein 8, with protein MDNRRKKKLTFFTIGLIFLLSGVEYAVILPTIWMYLQTLDAAPYFLGLALSAFSLTGLLSGPLFGHWSDRTRITKKIILFANFFELIGNFMYFMGYSKWLLLSSRLVAGIGTGAGSSIFGFLTRSTAPEDRATAFASVMACRQAGLLIGPAFNIFLRLCDFNLGPFVVNKYTAPGLFMCMLWILIQLAVIFMYWDLPPLEKGKAKHSPTGQSMEDERRLVEEDNDEERPLMGSQEVEGSYGSVVVSKPPRLDASTASNTTLNHISAPPSPGLPESHESSSPFKNFSISREFLREEVVVLLAAQFITLFNQTALETMVTPMTQKYFGYGELENSVMYCLCGVEVIAGFLFVRWLSQRVAERVVLAIGLTICNISGVWCLIFLANPLGGFPWQLTEFVIGVFLQVLGLPFVAVAQVSLFSKVTAEKTQGFSQGVRRSVGGLATILGPLWAGGLTENMYIMMGVMMALLALLTMMLAFSYERLVAPAAVEQVDESVNCG; from the exons ATGGACAATCGACGGAAGAAGAAGCTGACATTCTTCACCATTGGGCTCATATTTCTTCTCAGCGGTGTGGAATATG CTGTAATATTGCCCACAATATGGATGTACTTGCAGACTTTGGATGCAGCGCCTTACTTTCTGGGCTTGGCCCTGTCTGCATTCAGCTTGACTGGCCTCCTGTCGGGGCCGCTGTTTGGCCACTGGTCCGACAGAACACGGATCACCAAGAAAATTATTTTGTTCGCCAACTTTTTTGAGTTAATTG GTAATTTCATGTACTTTATGGGCTACTCCAAATGGCTGTTACTGTCAAGCAGACTGGTGGCAG GCATCGGCACAGGGGCTGGCTCATCTATCTTTGGCTTCCTGACCAGAAGCACTGCCCCCGAGGACCGCGCGACTGCGTTCGCTTCTGTCATGGCATGTCGACAAGCTGGCCTTCTCATTG GTCCAGCATTTAACATCTTCCTGAGGTTGTGTGATTTCAACCTGGGTCCTTTTGTGGTCAATAAATATACGGCGCCAGGG TTGTTCATGTGCATGCTGTGGATTCTCATTCAACTGGCGGTGATCTTCATGTACTGGGACCTACCACCTCTAGAGAAGGGGAAGGCCAAGCACAGTCCAACAGGCCAGAGCATGGAGGATGAGCGAAGGCTAGTAGAAGAGGACAATGATGAGGAAAGGCCGCTGATGGGTTCCCAGGAGGTGGAGGGCTCTTACGGCTCAGTCGTTGTATCCAAACCACCCAGATTGGATGCCTCTACTGCATCAAATACCACGCTAAATCATATCTCTGCACCTCCTTCGCCCGGGCTACCAGAGTCCCATGAGTCTTCCAGTCCCTTTAAGAATTTCAGCATTTCACGAG AGTTCCTGAGAGAAGAAGTGGTCGTTCTGCTGGCTGCTCAGTTCATCACCCTCTTCAATCAGACAGCGCTGGAG ACCATGGTGACCCCGATGACCCAGAAGTACTTTGGCTACGGGGAGCTGGAGAACAGCGTGATGTATTGTCTCTGCGGTGTGGAGGTGATCGCTGGGTTTCTATTTGTGCGCTGGCTGAGCCAGCGTGTTGCTGAGCGAGTGGTCCTGGCCATCGGTCTGACCATCTGCAACATCTCTGGGGTCTGGTGCCTCATCTTCCTGGCTAACCCACTAG gTGGTTTCCCATGGCAGCTGACTGAGTTCGTCATCGGGGTGTTTCTGCAGGTTTTGGGTTTGCCATTTGTAGCTGTCGCTCAGGTTTCCCTCTTCTCCAAAGTTACTGCTGAGAAAACACAAG GTTTCAGTCAGGGAGTGCGTCGCTCAGTGGGCGGTCTAGCTACCATTTTGGGCCCTCTGTGGGCCGGTGGCCTTACAGAGAACATGTACATCATGATGGGGGTGATGATGGCACTGCTGGCGCTACTAACG ATGATGCTGGCTTTCTCATACGAGCGGCTGGTTGCACCTGCTGCAGTGGAGCAAGTGGACGAGTCGGTCAACTGTGGCTAA